In Arthrobacter citreus, a genomic segment contains:
- the efp gene encoding elongation factor P — protein sequence MATTNDIKNGTVLKLEGNLWSIIEFQHVKPGKGGAFVRTKMRNVRSGKVVDKTFNAGIKIETASVDRRDYQYLYQDGDDYVFMDTSDYDQLTVPGTIVGDNANFMLESMMVTIAIHEGSPLYIELPPSVVLEITYTEPGLQGDRSTGGTKPATVETGYEIQVPLFLEQGTKVKVDTRNGDYLGRVNE from the coding sequence GTGGCGACGACCAACGACATCAAGAACGGCACCGTGCTGAAGCTTGAAGGCAACCTTTGGAGCATCATCGAGTTCCAGCACGTGAAGCCGGGCAAGGGTGGTGCGTTTGTTCGGACCAAGATGCGCAACGTGCGTTCGGGCAAGGTTGTCGACAAGACGTTCAACGCCGGCATCAAGATCGAAACTGCCAGCGTTGACCGCCGTGATTACCAGTACCTGTACCAGGACGGCGACGACTACGTCTTCATGGACACCTCCGATTACGATCAGCTGACCGTACCGGGCACCATTGTGGGCGACAACGCCAACTTCATGCTCGAGTCCATGATGGTGACGATCGCCATCCACGAGGGTTCCCCGCTGTACATCGAGCTTCCCCCGTCCGTGGTTCTGGAAATCACGTACACGGAGCCGGGCCTGCAGGGCGACCGCTCCACCGGCGGCACCAAGCCTGCCACCGTGGAGACCGGCTACGAGATTCAGGTTCCGCTGTTCCTGGAACAGGGCACCAAGGTCAAGGTAGATACCCGCAACGGCGATTATTTGGGACGCGTTAACGAGTGA
- the nusB gene encoding transcription antitermination factor NusB yields MSARTKARTRALEVLFEAEQRSASVFDMIKARREQTDQTINPYTLELVEGVVSKQETIDEFLGTYSQGWPLERMPSVDRIILRIGTWELLYNDDVPDKVAISEAVELAKTLSTDESPSFVNGLLSRLHQLKPSLLA; encoded by the coding sequence GTGAGCGCACGCACTAAGGCCCGGACACGGGCACTGGAAGTTCTGTTTGAAGCTGAACAACGTTCAGCGTCGGTCTTTGACATGATCAAGGCACGCCGGGAACAGACCGATCAGACGATCAACCCCTACACCCTTGAACTGGTGGAGGGTGTGGTTTCCAAGCAGGAAACCATCGACGAGTTCCTGGGCACGTACTCCCAGGGCTGGCCGCTGGAGCGCATGCCTTCCGTGGACCGCATCATCCTGCGGATCGGGACCTGGGAACTGCTGTACAACGACGACGTCCCGGACAAGGTGGCGATCAGCGAGGCTGTTGAGCTCGCCAAGACCCTGTCCACGGACGAGTCGCCGTCGTTTGTGAACGGGCTGCTGAGCCGGCTTCACCAGCTCAAGCCGTCACTGCTGGCCTGA